In Verrucomicrobiota bacterium, the following are encoded in one genomic region:
- a CDS encoding diacylglycerol kinase family lipid kinase, which yields MASSLHNEIFIILNPMAKGERARALKKNLDRFSSQALVKLTRAAGDATVLASQAVEQGFRTIVAAGGDGTLNEVVNGLANSPARLGILPLGTVNVFARETGIPLDLHAAWNVVVKGKTRKIDLARANDKYFVQLAGVGLDAQTIKETTFGFKKIWGPMSYIFNSIRIASQEAPRITLTLPDGQKHEGCFALVGNGRYYGGSFEFFHDARLDDGLLDICLFKSQKHHDLIRYFNGVLFKTLKHMEDVVTVKAESASITAEKETALEIDGEYCGTSPVHFSVQKSALTVIVP from the coding sequence ATGGCTTCAAGCCTACACAACGAAATATTTATCATCCTAAATCCCATGGCTAAGGGGGAACGCGCACGGGCTTTAAAGAAAAATCTCGACCGTTTCTCTTCACAGGCCTTGGTCAAGCTCACCCGGGCAGCAGGGGATGCCACTGTCTTAGCAAGCCAAGCCGTCGAACAGGGGTTTCGCACAATTGTGGCTGCTGGCGGGGATGGAACCCTTAATGAAGTCGTTAATGGCCTAGCTAATTCCCCTGCCCGCCTCGGCATTTTACCCTTAGGAACGGTGAATGTTTTTGCACGCGAGACAGGTATCCCCCTCGACCTCCATGCTGCTTGGAATGTCGTCGTCAAGGGCAAAACCCGCAAGATCGACCTCGCCCGCGCAAATGATAAATACTTTGTGCAGCTTGCCGGAGTCGGCCTCGACGCACAAACCATTAAAGAAACGACCTTTGGCTTTAAAAAAATATGGGGCCCGATGAGCTATATTTTTAACTCCATCCGGATCGCTTCCCAAGAAGCCCCACGGATTACCCTCACGCTCCCGGATGGTCAAAAACACGAAGGTTGTTTTGCCTTGGTAGGAAATGGCCGTTATTATGGGGGCTCGTTTGAATTCTTCCACGATGCTCGCCTCGACGATGGATTACTGGACATCTGCCTTTTTAAAAGCCAAAAACACCACGACTTGATCCGGTATTTTAACGGCGTTCTCTTTAAAACGCTCAAACACATGGAAGATGTCGTTACGGTTAAAGCCGAATCAGCTTCAATTACCGCCGAAAAAGAGACGGCCCTCGAA